One genomic region from Leifsonia poae encodes:
- a CDS encoding DEAD/DEAH box helicase — protein sequence MSETTFSSLGVPAPLVAVLAADGKTEPFPIQADTLPDTLAGRDVLGRGKTGSGKTIAFALPMVARLGGKLAGGKRRAGRPLGLVLAPTRELATQISAAMQPLADAYGLKSTTIFGGVSQQRQVAALRDGVDIVVACPGRLEDLMKQGFVSLDAVEITVLDEADHMADLGFLPVVTRILDKTPTGGQRLLFSATLDNGVDKIVKRFLQNEVLHSVDEATSHVDAMTHHVFEVETLEGKKDLVEKLASGLGRRILFTRTKHHAKKLAKQLTASGIPAVDLHGNLSQVARDRNLAAFGAGDVRVLVATDVAARGVHVDNVELVVHVDPPMEHKAYLHRSGRTARAGSSGDVVTVMLPSQKSDVKTLLRKAAIDAKPQTVEAGSPAVAKLVGETAAFVKPVPREENPRGGNGGGGRSQGANAQRKRAARDGSDNGGRGNGGGRGSGRGNGGRDGGNGGGGRDGGNGGGGRDGGNGGRNAEAGAGRPRRDRSGRPATAATSAGSSAGGAQRSSQGSQGSSRGGKSRGGNGSNAGGGLRVGSLVGGSTQRGNGSRRARG from the coding sequence TTGTCTGAAACCACCTTCTCCTCCCTCGGCGTGCCCGCGCCGCTCGTCGCCGTTCTCGCGGCCGACGGGAAGACCGAGCCGTTCCCCATCCAGGCCGACACCCTGCCCGACACGCTCGCCGGGCGCGACGTGCTCGGCCGCGGTAAGACCGGCTCGGGCAAGACCATCGCGTTCGCGCTGCCGATGGTGGCGCGCCTCGGCGGCAAGCTCGCCGGCGGCAAGCGCCGCGCCGGGCGTCCGCTCGGTCTCGTGCTCGCCCCGACGCGCGAACTCGCCACCCAGATCTCGGCAGCCATGCAGCCGCTCGCCGACGCCTACGGCCTCAAATCGACGACCATTTTCGGCGGTGTCTCGCAGCAGCGTCAGGTCGCCGCCCTGCGCGACGGCGTCGACATCGTCGTCGCCTGCCCCGGCCGCCTCGAAGACCTGATGAAACAGGGCTTCGTCTCGCTCGACGCGGTGGAGATCACCGTTCTCGACGAAGCCGACCACATGGCCGACCTCGGCTTTCTGCCCGTGGTGACGCGCATCCTCGACAAGACCCCCACCGGCGGTCAGCGCCTGCTGTTCTCGGCCACGCTGGACAACGGCGTCGACAAGATCGTCAAGCGCTTCCTGCAGAACGAGGTGCTGCACTCGGTCGACGAGGCCACCAGCCACGTGGATGCGATGACCCACCACGTGTTCGAGGTCGAGACCCTCGAAGGCAAGAAGGATCTCGTCGAGAAGCTGGCCTCCGGCCTCGGCCGCCGCATCCTCTTCACCCGCACGAAGCACCACGCCAAGAAGCTGGCCAAGCAGCTGACCGCCTCGGGCATCCCCGCGGTCGATCTGCACGGCAACCTCTCGCAGGTGGCCCGCGACCGCAACCTCGCCGCGTTCGGCGCCGGGGATGTGCGCGTGCTGGTCGCCACGGATGTCGCGGCCCGCGGCGTCCACGTCGACAACGTCGAGCTCGTCGTGCACGTCGACCCGCCCATGGAGCACAAGGCGTACCTGCACCGCTCGGGCCGCACCGCCCGCGCCGGCAGCTCCGGCGACGTGGTGACGGTGATGCTGCCCAGTCAGAAGTCCGATGTGAAGACCCTGCTGCGCAAGGCCGCGATCGATGCCAAGCCGCAGACCGTCGAGGCGGGTTCGCCCGCCGTCGCGAAGCTGGTCGGCGAGACTGCCGCGTTCGTCAAGCCCGTTCCCCGCGAGGAGAACCCGCGCGGCGGCAACGGCGGCGGCGGCCGCTCGCAGGGCGCCAACGCCCAGCGCAAGCGCGCGGCCCGCGACGGTTCCGACAACGGCGGTCGCGGCAATGGCGGCGGACGCGGCAGTGGCCGCGGCAACGGCGGTCGTGACGGCGGCAACGGCGGCGGCGGTCGCGACGGCGGCAACGGCGGCGGCGGTCGCGACGGCGGCAACGGTGGACGGAACGCGGAGGCAGGCGCCGGTCGCCCGCGTCGCGACCGTTCCGGCCGGCCGGCGACCGCAGCGACCTCGGCCGGTTCTTCGGCCGGCGGCGCACAGCGCTCGTCGCAGGGTTCGCAGGGTTCGTCGCGGGGCGGCAAGTCGCGCGGCGGCAACGGTTCGAACGCCGGCGGCGGCCTCCGCGTCGGCAGCCTGGTCGGCGGCAGCACCCAGCGCGGGAACGGCTCGCGCCGCGCCCGC